The genome window TCAGCGGCTTTGGTTATATAACAATTACGTCGGAGAACGGCAGGCAGGGACTGGAAAAGATCAACGCGATGCTTCCGGATCTCATCCTTACCGATGTGAATATGCCGGGGATGGATGGCTATGAGCTGTGTAAGGCGGTGAAGGAAAATCCGGCCACCGAGGATATTCCCATCATTCTGGTGACGGCGCAGGATGATCGGCAAAGCTTGGTCCGGGGCCTGAGTATCGGGGCAGACGATTTTCTGATTAAGCCGGTAAACCTGAGCGAGCTTCAGGCCCGTGTGCGCAACCTGTTGCTGGTGAAAGATTACCGGGACCATATGAAGCGCTATACTGCCGAGCTGGAAACCCAGGTGTCCATCCGCACTGAAGAGCTGCACCAGGCCTTTGAGCAGCTGAAGAAGGTCAATCTCCAGCTGAAGGAATCCACGCTGGATACTATCCGGCACCTCTCCACAGCTGCGGAATACCGTGACACCGACACCGGTGCCCACATTTGGCGAATAAGCCATTTTACACACGCCATTGCTCACCAGATAGGGTTGTCTTCCGAGCTGGTGGACAAGATCCTCTATGCCAGTCCCATGCATGATGTGGGCAAAATCGGCACCCCGGACCACATCCTGTTGAAACCGGGCAAGCTGACCCGCGATGAGAAGAAAATTATGGAGAGGCAC of Candidatus Neomarinimicrobiota bacterium contains these proteins:
- a CDS encoding HD domain-containing phosphohydrolase, with translation SGFGYITITSENGRQGLEKINAMLPDLILTDVNMPGMDGYELCKAVKENPATEDIPIILVTAQDDRQSLVRGLSIGADDFLIKPVNLSELQARVRNLLLVKDYRDHMKRYTAELETQVSIRTEELHQAFEQLKKVNLQLKESTLDTIRHLSTAAEYRDTDTGAHIWRISHFTHAIAHQIGLSSELVDKILYASPMHDVGKIGTPDHILLKPGKLTRDEKKIMERHTLIGEQILKGTDQPLLTMACEIAGGHHERWDGNGYPRGLAGEEIPLTARIVTVADVFDALTTKRVYKEAWPAEEALDYIKEQSGFHFDPTCVDAFLKIKDEILDLKYARQDGQA